The following coding sequences are from one Rathayibacter sp. VKM Ac-2760 window:
- a CDS encoding N-acetylglutaminylglutamine amidotransferase, with amino-acid sequence MCGIAGEIRFDGERADLGAVDRMTGCLVHRGPDGDGLWSSGRVALGHRRLAIIDLSAAGAQPMIDSALGLAVVFNGCIYNHVQLRAELEAKGHRFFSHSDTEVIGKAYAEWGEDFVDHLLGMFAVAIVERDSGRVVLARDRLGIKPLYLDESRERIRFASTVPALLAAGVADTSIDRTALMLYLSFHSVVPAPRTILRGVTKLPPATVRVIEPDGSSRERVYWEPVFARDPARSGWSERDWQEALLASFRTAVERRMVADVPVGVLLSGGIDSSLIVALLAEAGQTGLQTFSIGFDAAGGESGDEFEYSSLVAERFGTDHHRLPIDSSRLLPGIDAAVGAMSEPMVSHDAVAFHLLSEDVSQHVKVVQSGQGADEVLGGYDWYPPLAGVPRERAARAYADVFVDRSFFALQALLAPEWRGDPDAATAFLAERFARPGADTAVDAALRNDTAVMLVDDPVKRVDNMTMAWGLEARVPFLDHEFVDLVGTIPPELKLADGGKGILKRAVRGTVPDEVIDRTKGSFPVPAIRQLEGPYLERVRAALSDPAARRRGLFDQASVDSLLADPNSTRTRLGSNELWQLALLEMWLQEHGVG; translated from the coding sequence ATGTGCGGCATCGCGGGCGAGATCCGCTTCGACGGCGAGCGCGCCGACCTCGGCGCCGTCGACCGGATGACCGGCTGCCTCGTGCACCGGGGCCCGGACGGCGACGGGCTGTGGTCCTCGGGCCGCGTCGCGCTCGGGCACCGGCGCCTGGCGATCATCGACCTCTCGGCGGCCGGCGCGCAGCCGATGATCGACTCCGCGCTCGGCCTCGCGGTCGTCTTCAACGGCTGCATCTACAACCACGTGCAGCTGCGCGCCGAGCTGGAGGCGAAGGGGCACCGCTTCTTCTCGCACTCGGACACCGAGGTGATCGGCAAGGCCTACGCCGAGTGGGGCGAGGACTTCGTCGACCACCTGCTCGGCATGTTCGCCGTCGCGATCGTCGAGCGCGACTCCGGCCGCGTGGTGCTGGCCCGCGACCGCCTCGGCATCAAGCCGCTCTACCTCGACGAGTCGCGGGAGCGGATCCGCTTCGCCTCGACCGTGCCGGCGCTGCTCGCGGCCGGCGTCGCCGACACCTCGATCGACCGCACGGCCCTGATGCTCTACCTGAGCTTCCACTCGGTCGTGCCCGCGCCGCGCACGATCCTCCGCGGAGTGACGAAGCTGCCGCCCGCGACCGTCCGCGTGATCGAGCCCGACGGCTCGAGCCGCGAGCGCGTCTACTGGGAGCCGGTGTTCGCCCGCGATCCCGCGCGGTCCGGCTGGAGCGAGCGCGACTGGCAGGAGGCGCTGCTCGCCTCGTTCCGCACCGCCGTCGAGCGCCGGATGGTCGCCGACGTGCCGGTCGGCGTGCTGCTCTCCGGCGGCATCGACTCCAGCCTGATCGTCGCGCTTCTCGCCGAGGCGGGGCAGACCGGGCTGCAGACCTTCTCGATCGGCTTCGACGCGGCGGGAGGCGAGTCCGGCGACGAGTTCGAGTACTCGAGCCTCGTCGCCGAGCGCTTCGGCACCGACCACCACCGCCTGCCGATCGACTCCTCCCGCCTGCTCCCCGGCATCGACGCCGCGGTCGGCGCGATGAGCGAGCCGATGGTCTCGCACGACGCGGTCGCCTTCCACCTGCTCAGCGAGGACGTCTCGCAGCACGTGAAGGTGGTGCAGTCCGGCCAGGGCGCCGACGAGGTGCTCGGCGGCTACGACTGGTACCCGCCACTGGCCGGGGTGCCGCGCGAGCGGGCCGCGCGGGCCTACGCGGATGTGTTCGTCGACCGCTCCTTCTTCGCGCTGCAGGCCCTCCTGGCGCCGGAGTGGCGCGGCGACCCCGATGCGGCGACGGCGTTCCTCGCCGAGCGCTTCGCCCGCCCCGGCGCCGACACCGCCGTCGACGCGGCGCTGCGCAACGACACCGCGGTGATGCTCGTCGACGACCCGGTGAAGCGCGTCGACAACATGACCATGGCATGGGGACTGGAGGCGCGCGTCCCGTTCCTCGACCACGAGTTCGTCGACCTCGTCGGCACGATCCCGCCGGAGCTCAAGCTCGCCGACGGCGGCAAGGGGATCCTCAAGCGGGCCGTCCGCGGCACCGTGCCGGACGAGGTGATCGACCGCACCAAGGGCTCGTTCCCGGTGCCGGCCATCCGCCAGCTCGAGGGCCCGTACCTCGAGCGGGTGCGGGCTGCGCTGAGCGACCCGGCCGCGCGCCGCCGCGGCCTCTTCGACCAGGCGAGCGTCGACTCCCTCCTGGCCGACCCGAACAGCACGCGCACCCGCCTCGGCTCGAACGAGCTCTGGCAGCTCGCCCTGCTCGAGATGTGGCTGCAGGAGCACGGCGTCGGCTGA
- a CDS encoding AI-2E family transporter — MRGRRLRDGGRDAAASPGAAPATLPPTAAPTPPAERAAEHSDVSPGMRIAAAWGWRVLAVAALLWLVVKLVALVPVVVVPVLIALLVTALLTPLRDRLERWRLPRPLAVLVSILALLLALVGLIALVVVQSRAGFGGVGQRALDAVDDVEAWLQGPPLGFTDVQLGDWAQKAVQWADTQASTIASGALAVGSQVAEVFAGTLLTLFSLIFLLLDGRRIWTWIVRLMPVAARRPLDTGAAAGWRTLSQFVRAQLGVAAINAIGIGIGALALQLPLVVPIAIVVFLGSFVPFLGAIVTGALAAVVALLFSGPVAALIMIGVVIVVHLVEGHVLQPLILGSAVKVHPLAVVLGVATGLEVAGLAGALFAVPVIATLNAAITAMRRDPELSA; from the coding sequence ATGCGAGGACGCCGGCTGCGCGACGGGGGACGCGATGCGGCGGCGAGCCCTGGTGCTGCCCCGGCCACTCTCCCGCCCACTGCCGCGCCCACTCCCCCGGCCGAGCGCGCCGCCGAGCACTCAGACGTCTCGCCCGGCATGCGCATCGCCGCCGCGTGGGGCTGGCGGGTGCTCGCCGTCGCCGCGCTGCTCTGGCTGGTGGTGAAGCTCGTCGCGCTGGTGCCAGTGGTCGTGGTGCCGGTGCTGATCGCGCTGCTGGTCACCGCGCTGCTCACCCCGCTGCGCGACCGGCTCGAGCGCTGGCGGCTGCCGCGGCCGCTCGCCGTGCTGGTGTCGATCCTGGCGCTGCTGCTCGCGCTGGTCGGGCTGATCGCGCTCGTCGTCGTGCAGTCGCGCGCGGGCTTCGGCGGCGTGGGGCAGCGGGCGCTCGACGCGGTCGACGACGTGGAGGCGTGGCTGCAGGGGCCGCCGCTCGGCTTCACCGACGTGCAGCTCGGCGACTGGGCGCAGAAGGCGGTGCAGTGGGCCGACACCCAGGCGTCGACGATCGCCTCCGGGGCGCTCGCTGTCGGCTCGCAGGTGGCCGAGGTGTTCGCGGGCACGCTGCTCACCCTGTTCTCGCTGATCTTCCTGCTGCTCGACGGGCGGCGGATCTGGACCTGGATCGTCCGCCTGATGCCCGTCGCCGCACGCCGCCCGCTCGACACCGGGGCCGCGGCCGGCTGGCGGACCCTCAGCCAGTTCGTGCGCGCGCAGCTCGGCGTCGCGGCGATCAACGCGATCGGCATCGGCATCGGGGCGCTCGCGCTGCAGCTGCCGCTCGTCGTGCCGATCGCGATCGTCGTGTTCCTGGGCTCCTTCGTGCCGTTCCTCGGCGCGATCGTGACCGGGGCGCTCGCGGCGGTCGTCGCGCTGCTCTTCAGCGGACCGGTCGCCGCGCTGATCATGATCGGCGTCGTGATCGTGGTGCACCTGGTCGAGGGGCACGTGCTCCAGCCGCTGATCCTCGGCTCGGCGGTGAAGGTGCATCCGCTGGCCGTGGTGCTCGGCGTCGCGACCGGGCTCGAGGTCGCGGGGCTGGCCGGAGCGCTGTTCGCGGTGCCGGTGATCGCGACGCTCAACGCGGCGATCACGGCGATGCGGCGCGATCCGGAGCTGTCGGCGTGA
- a CDS encoding sodium:proton antiporter, which translates to MTALLVVLVLALVVIAAAAVVGPRLGVASPLVLVAIGVGASFLPVVGPIEIEPEWILAGVLPPLLYSSAVSMPAMNFRREFGAISGLSVLLVVGTSLVLGLFFLVALPDLGFAWGVALGAIVSPTDAVATSIVKGTSVSRRVVAMLDGESLLNDATALVLLRTAIAAAAASFSVWGALGSFAYSVLIAGIVGGLVGWLNLAVRRRVKDPTVNTILSFTVPFLASVPAELLGASGLVAAVVAGVVTGIRAPRELSPQNRLSDAQNWRTVELVLEGTVFLTMGLQVRAIVTSVEEDHAGVGTAVLIAVGALLLTILVRAAYVAPLLGVLKSRGRLRERMRPRVEGLHEQMGTEEGREESIKRISRGRRTPTSRDLERFATRLTRMLADMEYFVRAPLGWREGTAVVWAGMRGAVTVAAAQTLPADTPQRSVLVLIAFAVAALSLLLQGGTVGPLLRAIAPDVDEAAEQRAREEERTRVFALLRTSAEAIDEPPPPPDAPTTAAFEQAQKHRLAVIASQRTALLDARDDGTFDADVLASVLAALDASQIDLEVRARTAR; encoded by the coding sequence GTGACGGCGCTCCTGGTCGTGCTGGTGCTGGCGCTCGTCGTGATCGCCGCCGCCGCCGTCGTCGGCCCGCGCCTGGGCGTCGCCTCGCCGCTCGTCCTCGTCGCGATCGGCGTCGGCGCGAGCTTCCTCCCCGTGGTCGGCCCGATCGAGATCGAGCCCGAGTGGATCCTGGCCGGCGTCCTGCCGCCGCTGCTCTACTCCAGCGCCGTGTCGATGCCGGCGATGAACTTCCGCCGAGAGTTCGGCGCCATCAGCGGGCTCTCGGTGCTGCTGGTGGTCGGCACCTCGCTCGTGCTGGGCCTGTTCTTCCTGGTCGCGCTGCCCGATCTCGGCTTCGCCTGGGGCGTCGCGCTCGGCGCGATCGTCAGCCCCACGGATGCCGTGGCCACCTCGATCGTCAAGGGCACCTCCGTCTCGCGCCGCGTCGTCGCGATGCTCGACGGCGAGAGCCTGCTCAACGACGCGACCGCGCTGGTGCTGCTGCGCACCGCGATCGCGGCCGCCGCGGCGAGCTTCTCCGTCTGGGGCGCGCTCGGCTCGTTCGCCTACTCCGTGCTGATCGCCGGCATCGTCGGCGGCCTGGTCGGCTGGCTGAACCTCGCCGTGCGCCGCCGGGTGAAGGATCCGACGGTCAACACGATCCTCTCCTTCACCGTGCCCTTCCTCGCCTCGGTGCCGGCCGAGCTGCTCGGCGCTTCGGGCCTGGTGGCCGCGGTCGTGGCCGGAGTCGTCACCGGCATCCGCGCGCCGCGCGAGCTCTCGCCGCAGAACCGGCTCTCGGACGCGCAGAACTGGCGCACCGTCGAGCTGGTGCTCGAGGGCACCGTGTTCCTCACCATGGGGCTGCAGGTGCGCGCGATCGTGACGAGCGTCGAGGAGGACCACGCCGGCGTCGGCACCGCCGTGCTGATCGCCGTCGGCGCGCTGCTGCTGACGATCCTGGTCCGCGCGGCCTACGTCGCCCCGCTGCTGGGCGTGCTGAAGAGCCGCGGCCGGCTGCGCGAGCGGATGCGCCCGCGCGTCGAGGGCCTGCACGAGCAGATGGGCACCGAGGAGGGCCGCGAGGAGAGCATCAAGCGGATCAGCCGCGGGCGCCGCACGCCGACCAGCCGCGACCTCGAGCGCTTCGCCACCCGGCTGACCCGGATGCTCGCCGACATGGAGTACTTCGTCCGCGCCCCGCTCGGCTGGCGCGAGGGCACCGCCGTGGTCTGGGCCGGGATGCGCGGTGCCGTCACGGTCGCGGCCGCGCAGACCCTGCCCGCCGACACGCCGCAGCGCTCGGTCCTCGTGCTGATCGCCTTCGCCGTCGCGGCGCTGTCGCTGCTGCTCCAGGGCGGCACCGTCGGCCCGCTGCTGCGCGCCATCGCGCCGGACGTCGACGAGGCGGCCGAGCAGAGGGCCCGGGAGGAGGAGCGCACCCGCGTCTTCGCCCTGCTCCGCACCAGCGCCGAGGCCATCGACGAGCCACCGCCGCCGCCGGACGCCCCGACCACCGCGGCCTTCGAGCAGGCGCAGAAGCACCGCCTCGCGGTCATCGCCTCGCAGCGCACGGCCCTCCTCGACGCCCGCGACGACGGCACCTTCGACGCCGACGTGCTCGCCTCCGTCCTCGCCGCGCTCGACGCCTCGCAGATCGACCTCGAGGTCCGCGCCCGCACCGCGCGCTGA
- a CDS encoding MauE/DoxX family redox-associated membrane protein gives MLEVLLAVAGGAAGAVLVVSGVLKLGRTERFRASLAALGLPAPLSANPLFARVFPLVEIALGIAILLAPAPLHRGALLGAVAVDVVFLVVAIRAVRAPEPVECECFGGLGDARMTGRTVARNGVLLALALAGLLGPIAPAGLLVRGVPALVAVLLALALVPVRDRLAARTPTAAVPAAADPAPAPVDLVLRTAAGDPIALAEWADPPTHLVFFSPNCGSCHDLVERFRWWPNGLRPGEELQPVFLGEPADFAPHAVFAPLIEHALYDPERSVAAALGRGSTPGHVLLDPAHPLGDGWTSGEAEIEKRVLRPGFFEELR, from the coding sequence ATGCTCGAAGTCCTGCTCGCGGTCGCCGGCGGGGCGGCCGGTGCCGTCCTCGTCGTCAGCGGCGTGCTCAAGCTCGGGCGCACCGAGCGGTTCCGCGCGAGCCTCGCCGCGCTCGGGCTGCCGGCGCCGCTCTCCGCGAACCCGCTCTTCGCCCGCGTCTTCCCGCTCGTCGAGATCGCGCTCGGCATCGCGATCCTCCTCGCCCCCGCCCCGCTGCACCGCGGCGCGCTGCTCGGCGCGGTCGCGGTCGACGTCGTCTTCCTCGTCGTCGCGATCCGCGCGGTGCGCGCTCCCGAGCCGGTCGAGTGCGAGTGCTTCGGCGGTCTCGGCGACGCGCGGATGACCGGGCGCACCGTCGCGCGGAACGGGGTGCTCCTCGCCCTGGCCCTCGCCGGGCTCCTCGGCCCGATCGCCCCCGCGGGGCTGCTCGTCCGAGGAGTGCCCGCCCTCGTCGCGGTGCTGCTCGCCCTCGCGCTCGTGCCGGTGCGCGACCGGCTCGCGGCGCGCACGCCCACCGCCGCCGTCCCCGCCGCCGCCGACCCGGCCCCCGCCCCCGTCGACCTCGTCCTCCGCACCGCCGCCGGCGACCCGATCGCCCTCGCCGAGTGGGCCGACCCGCCCACGCACCTCGTCTTCTTCTCGCCGAACTGCGGCTCCTGCCACGACCTGGTCGAGCGCTTCCGCTGGTGGCCCAACGGCCTGCGCCCGGGCGAGGAGCTGCAGCCCGTCTTCCTCGGCGAGCCCGCCGACTTCGCCCCGCACGCGGTGTTCGCCCCGCTGATCGAGCACGCGCTCTACGACCCCGAGCGCTCCGTCGCCGCCGCCCTGGGCCGCGGCTCGACCCCGGGCCACGTCCTCCTCGACCCTGCGCACCCGCTCGGCGACGGCTGGACCAGCGGCGAGGCCGAGATCGAGAAGCGCGTGCTGCGGCCCGGCTTCTTCGAGGAGCTCCGGTGA
- a CDS encoding glutamate--cysteine ligase, whose product MRAELTLGAEEELHLIDLASRQLSPHAPQVLARLPKESFSAELQRTTVETNTAVVDSLDGLREQLITLRRAVIDAAAPDGIGIAAVGTAPRSEQTDFELTSTGRYGRMQEQYRMLVDEQLICGTQIHVGVSDRELAVQIAQRIARDLPLLLSASASSPYWNGQDTGYASIRTIIWQRWPSAGATGPLESAAEYDRLLDDLIATGVIADAKMAYFDVRPSSHAPTLELRVCDAMPIVDDAVLIAGLFRGLVRTAELDIEAGRPFRHTPPPIQRAATWQAARGGLAGPLLDHTEHPRPVPAAEALRSLIARLQPALHELGDLEQVRELAEALIARGNSADRQRAVYAEHGTLDAVVDAVVAETHGPASGPILPAPSLRTYRVRAGDEAVATGGRAKTAYQPILEHFRGLGPERLETLHASRDRIIERAGLSFRLGDEDRPFPVDLVPRVLQAHEWSELAAGLEQRARALECFLQDVYGEGRAVRAGVVRDLRGAPGWSEDAARLPAGAVRGAVMGFDLVRNEFGGWRVLEDNLRNPSGLAYAVGIRALTDEVLPDLPRPDGLLDPTTALAGLRATLASGTSKADPVLGLLSSGASSSAWFEHRRLAEGAGLLLLEAGDVTVEGGRVLAGGAVVDALYLRLDVELADLVAGERAIGREILEVAAAGAVYLANAPGNGVADDKALYCAVPELIGYYLDERPLLESVPTYRPEDEAERRIVLERVGELVTKPVDGYGGRGVLIGPSAPAARVAERRAEIAADPGGWVAQEVVRLSSLPAFSGTDLQPRHIDLRAFVFVTGTGPGDVRLADLALTRVAAEGSMIVNSSRGGGAKDTWIVGG is encoded by the coding sequence ATGCGCGCAGAACTCACCCTCGGTGCCGAGGAAGAGCTCCACCTCATCGACCTCGCGTCGAGGCAGCTCTCCCCGCACGCCCCCCAGGTGCTCGCCCGGCTGCCGAAGGAGAGCTTCTCGGCCGAGCTGCAGCGCACCACGGTCGAGACGAACACCGCGGTCGTCGACTCGCTCGACGGGCTGCGCGAGCAGCTGATCACCCTCCGCCGCGCCGTGATCGACGCCGCCGCGCCGGACGGCATCGGCATCGCCGCGGTCGGCACCGCGCCCCGCTCCGAGCAGACCGACTTCGAGCTCACCAGCACCGGTCGCTACGGGCGGATGCAGGAGCAGTACCGGATGCTCGTCGACGAGCAGCTGATCTGCGGCACCCAGATCCACGTGGGCGTCTCGGACCGCGAGCTCGCCGTGCAGATCGCCCAGCGGATCGCGCGGGATCTGCCGCTGCTGCTCTCGGCGAGCGCGAGCAGCCCCTACTGGAACGGCCAGGACACCGGCTACGCGAGCATCCGCACCATCATCTGGCAGCGCTGGCCGAGCGCCGGCGCGACCGGGCCGCTCGAGTCCGCGGCCGAGTACGATCGCCTCCTCGACGACCTGATCGCCACGGGCGTCATCGCCGACGCCAAGATGGCCTACTTCGACGTGCGGCCGTCCTCGCACGCGCCGACCCTCGAGCTGCGGGTCTGCGACGCGATGCCGATCGTCGACGACGCGGTGCTGATCGCCGGGCTCTTCCGCGGGCTCGTGCGCACGGCCGAGCTCGACATCGAGGCCGGCCGCCCGTTCCGGCACACCCCGCCGCCGATCCAGCGCGCCGCCACCTGGCAGGCCGCGCGCGGCGGCCTCGCCGGTCCGCTCCTCGACCACACCGAGCACCCCCGCCCGGTGCCGGCTGCGGAGGCGCTGCGCAGCCTGATCGCCCGGCTCCAGCCCGCGCTGCACGAGCTCGGCGACCTGGAGCAGGTGCGCGAGCTGGCCGAGGCGCTGATCGCCCGCGGCAACTCCGCCGACCGGCAGCGCGCCGTCTACGCCGAGCACGGCACGCTCGACGCGGTGGTCGACGCCGTCGTCGCCGAGACCCACGGCCCCGCGAGCGGGCCGATCCTGCCCGCGCCGAGCCTGCGCACCTACCGCGTCCGCGCCGGCGACGAGGCCGTCGCGACCGGTGGGCGCGCCAAGACCGCCTACCAGCCGATCCTCGAGCACTTCCGCGGCCTCGGACCCGAGCGGCTGGAGACGCTGCACGCCTCGCGCGACCGGATCATCGAGAGGGCCGGCCTCAGCTTCCGCCTCGGCGACGAGGACCGGCCGTTCCCGGTCGACCTCGTCCCGCGGGTGCTCCAGGCGCACGAGTGGAGCGAGCTCGCCGCCGGGCTCGAGCAGCGCGCCCGCGCCCTCGAGTGCTTCCTCCAGGACGTCTACGGCGAGGGCCGCGCGGTGCGGGCGGGCGTCGTCCGCGACCTCCGCGGGGCACCCGGCTGGAGCGAGGACGCCGCGCGGCTGCCGGCCGGCGCCGTCCGCGGCGCCGTGATGGGCTTCGACCTGGTCCGGAACGAGTTCGGCGGCTGGCGCGTGCTCGAGGACAATCTGCGGAACCCGAGCGGGCTCGCCTACGCCGTCGGCATCCGCGCGCTGACCGACGAGGTCCTGCCCGACCTGCCGCGCCCCGACGGCCTGCTCGACCCGACGACGGCGCTCGCCGGGCTGCGCGCGACCCTGGCCTCCGGGACTTCGAAGGCCGACCCCGTGCTCGGCCTGCTCTCCAGCGGAGCGTCGAGCTCGGCCTGGTTCGAGCACCGCCGGCTCGCGGAGGGCGCGGGCCTGCTGCTGCTGGAGGCGGGCGACGTCACCGTCGAGGGCGGCCGGGTCCTGGCCGGCGGCGCGGTCGTCGACGCGCTCTACCTCCGCCTCGACGTCGAGCTGGCCGACCTCGTCGCCGGCGAGCGGGCGATCGGCCGCGAGATCCTCGAGGTCGCCGCGGCCGGAGCGGTGTACCTCGCGAACGCGCCGGGCAACGGCGTCGCGGACGACAAGGCGCTCTACTGCGCGGTCCCCGAGCTGATCGGCTACTACCTCGACGAGCGCCCGCTGCTCGAGTCGGTGCCCACCTACCGTCCGGAGGACGAGGCGGAGCGGCGCATCGTCCTCGAGCGCGTCGGCGAGCTGGTCACCAAGCCGGTCGACGGCTACGGCGGCCGCGGTGTGCTGATCGGCCCGTCCGCCCCCGCGGCGCGGGTCGCCGAGCGGCGGGCAGAGATCGCCGCGGATCCGGGCGGCTGGGTCGCGCAGGAGGTCGTCCGGCTGTCCTCGCTGCCCGCGTTCTCCGGCACCGATCTGCAGCCCCGGCACATCGACCTCCGCGCCTTCGTCTTCGTCACCGGCACCGGTCCCGGCGACGTCCGGCTCGCCGACCTCGCGCTCACCCGCGTGGCGGCCGAGGGCAGCATGATCGTCAACTCCTCGCGCGGCGGCGGCGCGAAGGACACCTGGATCGTCGGAGGCTGA
- a CDS encoding S9 family peptidase produces the protein MTSPSAVQPEAVQPAAVAEPAAAERLGLELVHSWGSWGPTMTPDAARVAFLSDRGGAPEVWVQDVVVGAEPAEPRRIELTEDPVVEVSWSADSAWLACLVATDGGVRTQVWVVRPDGSDARRIAGSRDAHAALGPWTRSGHHVVVTLPSAEPEQPTRSFLIDPASGERKPLVEGDLISVLDLSVEERLVVVRDGQRGHQYCVVVDRLTGENHALLPDSGTGSTDVALLRPSPLHDTESPMVAYLATDVDLPRRELVAMPLGPDGWRGRVRRVAARDDAELEGLDADDAGRMLLLVWNVAGSSEIELLDTTTGARVPVAGLPGLVATTPVLSRDGGAVVLGVEGPERPRELWRLDTATHAWSRLTQVPVLDAPPLIVPTLERFRGRDGLALSGWLYRAPQSRGPALLSLHGGPESQERPTFSAQHQAVAAAGISVFAPNVRGSSGFGRDFVHADDVEKRTAAFDDVLAAAAFLVEAGIADPARIAVSGRSYGGYLTLAALAFSPGVFAAGVDICGMSHLQTFYRDTEPWIASSAVTKYGHPEHDAELLERLSPLNRADAIGVPLLVVHGELDTNVPIGEALQIVAALEELGRPVRYLQLDGEGHEYRRAESKETLLRELVRFLTESLAAR, from the coding sequence ATGACGTCTCCCTCCGCCGTCCAGCCCGAAGCCGTCCAGCCCGCCGCCGTCGCCGAGCCCGCTGCCGCCGAGCGGCTCGGCCTCGAGCTCGTGCACTCCTGGGGCAGCTGGGGGCCGACGATGACGCCGGACGCCGCCCGCGTGGCGTTCCTCAGCGATCGCGGCGGAGCGCCGGAGGTCTGGGTGCAGGACGTCGTCGTAGGGGCCGAGCCCGCCGAGCCGCGCCGGATCGAGCTCACCGAGGACCCGGTCGTCGAGGTGTCCTGGTCGGCCGACTCCGCCTGGCTGGCCTGCCTCGTCGCGACCGACGGCGGCGTGCGCACCCAGGTCTGGGTGGTCCGGCCCGACGGCTCCGACGCCCGCCGCATCGCCGGCTCCCGCGACGCCCACGCCGCGCTCGGCCCGTGGACGCGCAGCGGGCACCACGTCGTCGTCACCCTCCCCTCGGCCGAGCCCGAGCAGCCGACCCGCTCGTTCCTCATCGATCCGGCGAGCGGCGAGCGCAAGCCGCTCGTCGAGGGCGACCTCATCTCGGTGCTCGACCTCTCGGTGGAGGAGCGGCTCGTCGTCGTCCGCGACGGCCAGCGCGGCCACCAGTACTGCGTCGTCGTCGACCGCCTGACCGGCGAGAACCACGCCCTGCTGCCCGATTCCGGCACCGGATCGACGGACGTCGCTCTGCTGCGCCCCTCGCCGCTGCACGACACCGAGAGCCCGATGGTCGCCTACCTTGCGACCGACGTCGATCTGCCGCGGCGCGAGCTGGTCGCGATGCCGCTCGGCCCCGACGGCTGGCGGGGCCGCGTCCGCCGGGTCGCCGCCCGCGACGACGCCGAGCTCGAGGGCCTCGACGCCGACGACGCCGGCCGGATGCTCCTGCTGGTCTGGAACGTGGCGGGCTCGAGCGAGATCGAGCTGCTCGACACCACCACCGGCGCGCGCGTGCCGGTCGCCGGCCTCCCCGGGCTCGTCGCGACGACGCCGGTGCTCTCCCGTGACGGCGGAGCCGTCGTCCTCGGCGTCGAGGGGCCGGAGCGCCCGCGCGAGCTCTGGCGGCTCGACACCGCGACGCACGCGTGGTCGCGCCTCACCCAGGTGCCGGTGCTCGACGCGCCGCCGCTGATCGTGCCGACGCTCGAGCGCTTCCGGGGCCGCGACGGGCTCGCGCTCTCCGGCTGGCTGTACCGGGCGCCGCAGTCGCGCGGCCCGGCCCTGCTCAGCCTGCACGGCGGCCCGGAGTCGCAGGAGCGGCCCACCTTCTCGGCGCAGCACCAGGCCGTCGCCGCGGCCGGCATCTCGGTCTTCGCGCCGAACGTGCGCGGCTCCTCGGGCTTCGGCCGCGACTTCGTGCACGCCGACGACGTCGAGAAGCGCACCGCCGCCTTCGACGACGTGCTCGCCGCCGCCGCCTTCCTGGTCGAGGCGGGGATCGCCGACCCCGCGCGGATCGCCGTCTCCGGCCGCTCCTACGGCGGCTACCTCACCCTCGCCGCGCTGGCCTTCTCGCCGGGCGTCTTCGCGGCGGGCGTCGACATCTGCGGCATGTCGCACCTGCAGACCTTCTACCGCGACACCGAGCCGTGGATCGCCTCGTCCGCCGTCACCAAGTACGGCCATCCCGAGCACGACGCCGAGCTGCTCGAGCGGCTCTCACCGCTGAACCGGGCCGACGCGATCGGCGTGCCGCTGCTCGTCGTGCACGGCGAGCTCGACACCAACGTGCCGATCGGCGAGGCGCTGCAGATCGTCGCCGCCCTGGAGGAGCTCGGCCGCCCGGTCCGCTACCTCCAGCTCGACGGCGAGGGCCACGAGTACCGCCGCGCCGAGTCGAAGGAGACGCTGCTGCGCGAGCTCGTCCGCTTCCTCACGGAGTCGCTCGCCGCCCGCTGA